A DNA window from Pseudomonas sp. GD03919 contains the following coding sequences:
- the coxB gene encoding cytochrome c oxidase subunit II, with the protein MMRHPRVWMGLLLWLALGSAHAQWTVNMTPGVTDVSRSVFDLHMTIFWICVVIGVIVFGAMFWSMIMHRRSTGQEPAHFHESTTVEILWTVVPLAILVVMAIPATKTLIEIYDTSESELDIQVTGYQWKWHYKYLGQDVEFFSNLTTPRSQINNHEAKGEHYLLEVDEPLVVPVGTKVRFLITAADVIHSWWVPALAVKKDAIPGFINESWTRIEEPGIYRGQCTELCGKDHGFMPVVVEAKSKEDFDAWLAERKEAAAAERELTSKEWTMDELMARGEKAYTTACAACHQPNGEGLPPMFPALKGSAIATGPAEGHIDIVYNGKPGTSMAAFGKQLSPVDLAAIITYERNAWGNNVGDMVTPKDILDFSKAQE; encoded by the coding sequence ATGATGCGACATCCACGAGTCTGGATGGGCCTCCTGCTGTGGCTGGCATTAGGCTCGGCGCATGCCCAGTGGACGGTCAATATGACGCCCGGTGTCACTGACGTCAGCCGCTCCGTCTTCGATCTGCACATGACCATCTTCTGGATCTGCGTCGTGATCGGCGTGATCGTGTTCGGCGCCATGTTCTGGTCGATGATCATGCACCGCCGCTCCACTGGCCAGGAGCCTGCGCACTTCCACGAAAGCACCACCGTCGAGATTCTCTGGACCGTGGTTCCCCTGGCCATCCTGGTGGTGATGGCGATTCCGGCGACCAAGACGCTGATCGAGATCTATGACACCTCGGAGTCCGAGCTGGATATCCAGGTCACTGGCTACCAATGGAAGTGGCACTACAAATACCTGGGTCAGGACGTCGAGTTCTTCAGCAACCTGACCACGCCGCGTTCGCAGATCAACAACCACGAGGCCAAGGGCGAACACTACCTGCTGGAAGTCGACGAGCCGCTGGTGGTGCCGGTGGGCACTAAGGTGCGCTTTCTGATCACCGCCGCCGACGTCATCCACTCCTGGTGGGTGCCTGCACTGGCAGTGAAGAAGGACGCCATCCCCGGCTTTATCAACGAATCCTGGACGCGTATCGAGGAACCCGGCATCTACCGTGGCCAGTGCACCGAGCTGTGCGGCAAGGACCACGGCTTCATGCCGGTGGTGGTCGAGGCCAAGTCCAAGGAAGACTTCGATGCCTGGCTGGCCGAGCGCAAGGAGGCCGCTGCCGCCGAGCGCGAGCTGACCAGCAAGGAGTGGACCATGGACGAGCTGATGGCACGTGGCGAGAAGGCCTACACCACCGCCTGCGCGGCCTGCCACCAGCCCAATGGTGAAGGCTTGCCGCCGATGTTCCCGGCGCTCAAGGGCTCGGCCATTGCAACCGGGCCGGCCGAGGGGCACATCGACATCGTCTACAACGGCAAGCCGGGCACCTCCATGGCCGCCTTCGGCAAGCAGCTGTCGCCGGTCGACCTGGCCGCCATCATCACCTACGAGCGCAACGCCTGGGGCAACAATGTCGGTGACATGGTCACGCCCAAGGACATTCTCGATTTCTCCAAGGCGCAGGAGTAA
- the ctaD gene encoding cytochrome c oxidase subunit I produces MSAVIDHGHTDHHHGPAKGLMRWVLTTNHKDIGTMYLWFSFCMFLLGGSMAMVIRAELFQPGLQIVQPEFFNQMTTMHGLIMVFGAVMPAFVGLANWMIPLMIGAPDMALPRMNNFSFWLLPAAFGLLVSTLFMEGGGPNFGWTFYAPLSTTYGPESTTFFIFAVHLMGISSIMGAINVVATILNLRAPGMTLMKMPLFVWTWLITAFLLIAVMPVLAGCVTMMLMDIHFGTSFFNAAGGGDPVLFQHVFWFFGHPEVYIMILPAFGAVSSIIPAFARKPLFGYTSMVYATAAIAFLSFIVWAHHMFTVGIPLTGELFFMYATMLIAVPTGVKVFNWASTMWQGSMTFEAPMLFSVAFVILFTIGGFSGLMLAIAPSDFQYHDTYFVVAHFHYVLVPGAIFGIFASAYYWLPKWTGHMYDETLAKLHFWMSFIGMNLAFFPMHFVGLAGMPRRIPDYNMMFANFNMVSSIGAFMFGATQLLFLFIVIKCIRGGKPAPAKPWDGAEGLEWTVPSPAPYHTFSTPPEVK; encoded by the coding sequence ATGAGTGCAGTGATCGACCACGGTCATACTGACCACCACCATGGCCCGGCCAAGGGCCTGATGCGCTGGGTGCTGACCACCAACCACAAGGACATCGGCACGATGTACCTGTGGTTCAGCTTCTGCATGTTCCTGCTGGGCGGCTCGATGGCCATGGTCATCCGTGCCGAGCTGTTCCAGCCGGGTCTGCAGATCGTGCAGCCGGAATTCTTCAACCAGATGACCACCATGCACGGCCTGATCATGGTCTTCGGCGCGGTGATGCCGGCCTTCGTCGGCCTGGCCAACTGGATGATCCCGCTGATGATCGGTGCGCCGGACATGGCGCTGCCGCGGATGAACAACTTCAGCTTCTGGCTGCTGCCGGCGGCCTTTGGCCTGCTGGTTTCGACGCTGTTCATGGAAGGTGGCGGGCCGAACTTCGGCTGGACCTTCTACGCGCCGCTGTCGACCACCTACGGGCCGGAGAGCACCACCTTCTTCATCTTCGCCGTGCACCTGATGGGCATCAGTTCGATCATGGGGGCGATCAACGTGGTCGCCACCATCCTCAACCTGCGCGCCCCCGGCATGACCCTGATGAAGATGCCGCTGTTCGTCTGGACCTGGCTGATCACCGCCTTCCTGCTGATCGCGGTGATGCCGGTGCTCGCCGGTTGCGTGACCATGATGCTGATGGACATCCACTTCGGCACCAGCTTCTTCAACGCCGCTGGCGGTGGTGATCCGGTGCTGTTCCAGCACGTGTTCTGGTTCTTCGGCCACCCCGAGGTGTACATCATGATCCTGCCCGCCTTCGGTGCGGTCAGCTCGATCATCCCGGCCTTCGCGCGCAAGCCGCTGTTCGGCTACACCTCGATGGTCTACGCCACCGCGGCGATCGCCTTCCTGTCGTTCATCGTCTGGGCGCACCACATGTTCACCGTCGGTATCCCGCTGACCGGCGAGCTATTCTTCATGTACGCCACCATGCTGATCGCCGTGCCCACCGGGGTGAAGGTGTTCAACTGGGCCAGCACCATGTGGCAGGGCTCGATGACCTTCGAGGCGCCGATGCTGTTCTCGGTGGCCTTCGTCATCCTCTTCACCATCGGTGGCTTCTCCGGCTTGATGCTGGCCATTGCACCGTCGGACTTCCAGTATCACGACACCTACTTCGTGGTGGCGCACTTCCACTACGTGCTGGTGCCGGGTGCGATCTTCGGCATCTTCGCCTCGGCCTATTACTGGCTGCCGAAGTGGACCGGCCACATGTACGACGAAACCCTGGCCAAGCTGCATTTCTGGATGAGCTTCATCGGCATGAACCTGGCGTTCTTCCCGATGCACTTCGTCGGTCTGGCCGGGATGCCGCGGCGTATCCCCGACTACAACATGATGTTCGCCAACTTCAACATGGTTTCCAGTATCGGCGCCTTCATGTTCGGGGCTACCCAGCTGCTGTTCCTGTTCATCGTCATCAAGTGCATCCGTGGCGGCAAACCGGCGCCGGCCAAGCCCTGGGACGGGGCTGAAGGCCTGGAGTGGACGGTGCCGTCACCGGCGCCCTATCACACCTTCAGCACGCCACCGGAAGTGAAATAG
- a CDS encoding cytochrome c oxidase assembly protein: MSEVIATRRLVTRLLLVVVVMFCFGIFVLPPFYDAMCRVFGINGKTAGAYQGEQLVDEQRQVRVQFLATNSAGMVWEFGPQADEILVHPGEARDMLFVAYNPSDKPMSAQAIPSVSPSKAAAFFHKTECFCFTQQVLQPGERIEMPVRFIVDRDLPQDVKHLTLGYTLFDITERKPPVAQAP, encoded by the coding sequence GTGAGCGAGGTCATCGCGACTCGTCGCCTGGTTACCCGTCTGCTGCTCGTGGTGGTGGTGATGTTCTGCTTCGGCATCTTCGTCCTGCCACCGTTTTACGACGCCATGTGCCGGGTATTCGGCATCAACGGCAAGACGGCCGGGGCTTACCAGGGCGAGCAGTTGGTGGACGAGCAGCGCCAGGTGCGCGTGCAGTTTCTCGCCACCAACTCGGCCGGGATGGTCTGGGAGTTCGGCCCGCAGGCCGACGAGATCCTGGTCCATCCGGGGGAAGCGCGCGACATGCTGTTCGTCGCCTACAACCCCAGCGACAAGCCCATGAGCGCGCAGGCGATTCCCAGCGTATCGCCCTCGAAAGCGGCGGCCTTCTTTCACAAGACCGAGTGCTTCTGCTTCACCCAGCAGGTGCTGCAACCGGGTGAGCGCATCGAGATGCCGGTGCGCTTCATCGTCGACCGCGACCTGCCGCAGGACGTGAAGCACCTGACCCTGGGCTACACCCTGTTCGATATCACCGAACGCAAACCGCCAGTGGCACAGGCTCCATAA
- a CDS encoding cytochrome c oxidase subunit 3 — translation MSSHESHENYYVPAQSKWPIVASIGLLVSFYGVGTWFNDLSAEREGSNGPLIFFVGGLILAWMLFGWFGNVIKESRAGLYSAQMDRSFRWGMSWFIFSEVMFFAAFFGALFYIRTFAGPWLGGEGDKGVTNMLWEGFEYSWPLLQNPDSKLFPPPSGVIDPWHLPLLNTILLVSSSVTITFAHHALKKNHRGPLKAWLAATIVLALAFLFFQVEEYIEAYTELGLTLGSGIYGATFFMLTGFHGAHVTLGTIILIVMLVRIMRGHFAPDQHFGFEAAAWYWHFVDVVWLGLFIFVYVL, via the coding sequence ATGTCGAGTCATGAAAGTCACGAGAACTATTACGTACCGGCGCAGAGCAAATGGCCCATCGTTGCCAGCATCGGTCTGTTGGTCAGCTTCTACGGTGTCGGCACCTGGTTCAACGATCTCTCGGCAGAGCGCGAAGGCTCCAACGGCCCGCTGATCTTCTTCGTCGGCGGGCTGATTCTGGCCTGGATGCTGTTCGGCTGGTTCGGCAACGTCATCAAGGAAAGCCGCGCCGGCCTCTACAGCGCGCAGATGGATCGCTCGTTCCGCTGGGGCATGAGCTGGTTCATCTTCTCCGAGGTGATGTTCTTCGCCGCCTTCTTCGGCGCCCTGTTCTACATCCGCACCTTTGCCGGCCCCTGGCTCGGCGGCGAAGGTGACAAGGGCGTTACCAACATGCTCTGGGAAGGTTTCGAATACAGCTGGCCGCTGCTGCAAAACCCTGATTCCAAGCTGTTCCCGCCACCCAGTGGGGTGATCGATCCGTGGCACCTGCCACTGCTCAACACCATCCTGCTGGTGTCATCGAGCGTCACCATCACCTTCGCCCACCATGCCCTGAAGAAGAACCACCGTGGCCCGCTCAAGGCCTGGCTGGCCGCGACCATCGTGCTGGCCCTGGCGTTCCTGTTCTTTCAGGTCGAGGAATACATCGAGGCCTACACCGAGCTTGGGCTGACCCTGGGCTCGGGCATCTACGGTGCGACCTTCTTCATGCTCACCGGCTTCCACGGTGCGCATGTGACCTTGGGCACCATCATCCTGATCGTGATGCTGGTGCGCATCATGCGCGGGCATTTCGCTCCTGATCAGCACTTCGGTTTCGAAGCCGCCGCCTGGTACTGGCACTTCGTCGACGTGGTCTGGCTGGGGCTGTTCATCTTCGTCTACGTCCTGTAG
- a CDS encoding twin transmembrane helix small protein, with amino-acid sequence MLKAAIVLMLLATLVSLFSGLFFLVRDEGHGSRVVGALTVRVGLTAITVALIAWGFYSGQLVSHVTW; translated from the coding sequence ATGCTCAAGGCCGCGATCGTCCTCATGCTGTTGGCCACTCTCGTCAGCCTGTTCAGCGGCCTGTTCTTCCTGGTCAGGGATGAAGGCCATGGTTCCCGCGTGGTCGGCGCCCTGACTGTCCGTGTCGGCCTGACCGCCATCACCGTTGCCCTGATCGCCTGGGGCTTCTACTCAGGGCAACTGGTGTCCCACGTTACCTGGTAG
- a CDS encoding SURF1 family protein has protein sequence MNAFRPGWLPSLLVALLLPGLLWLGVWQLQRGDEKRQLLASFEARRQAEPISLEKLEPMRDPAYRRVQLRGHFDAEHSLLLDSRVRDGHAGVELLQPFYDQSSGLWVLLNRGWLPWPDRRTPPRFETPEGMLQLTAWVYVAPAAGMNLGTGTASEGWPRLITRVEADSLWQQLGRGGLSFETRLQPGPASYRVDWPVVAMSPSKHLGYAVQWFALAAALVGLFIYLGIHNAREHRHEPSHRHA, from the coding sequence ATGAACGCCTTCCGTCCCGGCTGGCTGCCCAGCCTGCTGGTCGCCCTGTTGCTGCCGGGCCTGCTCTGGCTGGGTGTCTGGCAATTGCAGCGCGGCGATGAGAAGCGCCAGCTGCTGGCCAGCTTCGAGGCGCGGCGTCAGGCCGAGCCGATCAGTCTCGAAAAGCTCGAACCCATGCGTGATCCGGCTTACCGCCGCGTACAGCTGCGCGGGCACTTCGACGCCGAGCACAGTCTGTTGCTCGATAGCCGCGTCCGCGATGGCCATGCCGGCGTCGAGTTGCTGCAACCCTTCTATGACCAGTCCAGCGGCCTCTGGGTACTGCTCAACCGTGGCTGGCTACCCTGGCCGGACCGGCGTACGCCGCCACGCTTCGAGACTCCCGAAGGCATGCTGCAGCTCACTGCCTGGGTCTACGTGGCACCCGCCGCTGGAATGAACCTGGGCACAGGTACAGCCTCCGAAGGCTGGCCACGGCTGATCACTCGGGTCGAGGCCGACAGCCTCTGGCAGCAGTTGGGCCGTGGCGGCCTGTCTTTCGAAACGCGCCTGCAGCCGGGCCCGGCCAGCTACCGCGTCGACTGGCCGGTGGTGGCCATGAGCCCGAGCAAACATCTCGGCTATGCAGTGCAGTGGTTCGCCCTGGCGGCCGCACTGGTAGGCCTGTTCATCTATCTCGGAATTCACAATGCACGGGAGCATCGTCATGAACCCAGCCATCGCCATGCCTGA
- a CDS encoding COX15/CtaA family protein, with amino-acid sequence MHKPGYRLALFATLLTVVVVLLGAYTRLTHAGLGCPDWPGCYGFLGVPMSEHKQAIAEARFPDAPVEVAKGWYEMIHRYFAGALGLVILVIAAQAVRRRAEPAQPLKLPLAILALVILQGAFGMWTVTLQLWPQVVTAHLLGGFATLSLLTLLTLRLSGRFAPLQLPARLRTLAAACLLLVIGQIALGGWVSSNYAAVACVDLPTCHGEWWPAMDFGKGFHLTQHIGPNYLGGQLDSDARTAIHMSHRIGALLVTLALLVLAWRLHVAGLSRLAGLLLLALAVQVGLGISNVIFHLPLLVAVAHNAGGAALLLSMVLINYRLRTAGERRHAVHTLTDAHAALASNGLLQAGK; translated from the coding sequence ATGCACAAGCCCGGTTACCGTCTAGCCTTGTTCGCCACCCTCCTGACCGTGGTGGTGGTGCTGCTAGGTGCCTACACTCGACTGACCCATGCCGGCCTGGGCTGCCCGGACTGGCCCGGCTGTTATGGCTTTCTCGGCGTGCCGATGAGCGAGCACAAGCAGGCCATCGCCGAGGCACGCTTCCCCGATGCCCCGGTGGAAGTCGCCAAGGGCTGGTACGAGATGATCCATCGCTACTTCGCCGGCGCCCTGGGCCTGGTGATTCTCGTCATCGCGGCCCAGGCCGTGCGCCGCCGCGCCGAGCCAGCCCAGCCGCTCAAGCTGCCGCTGGCGATTCTGGCGCTGGTGATCCTGCAGGGCGCATTCGGCATGTGGACCGTCACCCTGCAACTGTGGCCGCAGGTGGTCACCGCGCACCTGCTCGGCGGTTTCGCCACGCTCAGCCTGCTGACCTTGCTCACGCTGCGCCTGTCCGGACGCTTCGCCCCGCTGCAGTTGCCGGCACGCCTGCGCACATTGGCGGCAGCGTGTCTGCTATTGGTGATCGGGCAGATCGCCCTTGGCGGCTGGGTCAGCTCCAACTACGCCGCGGTCGCCTGCGTCGACCTGCCCACCTGTCACGGTGAGTGGTGGCCGGCGATGGATTTTGGCAAGGGCTTTCACCTGACCCAGCACATCGGCCCCAACTACCTGGGCGGGCAGCTCGACAGTGACGCGCGCACCGCCATTCACATGAGCCACCGCATCGGCGCGCTGCTGGTCACGCTGGCGCTGCTGGTGCTGGCCTGGCGGCTGCATGTGGCCGGGCTGTCGCGCCTGGCTGGCCTGCTGCTGCTGGCGCTGGCCGTGCAGGTGGGCCTGGGTATCAGCAACGTGATCTTCCACCTGCCGCTGCTGGTGGCGGTGGCGCACAACGCCGGCGGTGCGGCCCTGCTGCTGAGCATGGTGCTGATCAACTATCGCCTGCGCACGGCAGGTGAGCGCAGGCATGCCGTGCACACGCTCACCGATGCCCACGCGGCTCTGGCTTCCAACGGCCTGCTGCAGGCCGGTAAATAA
- the cyoE gene encoding heme o synthase: MATILQAHAEPATWRDYLELTKPRVVMLMLITSLVGMFLATRAGVPWTVLLFGNLGIGLCAGAAAAVNHVVDRRIDSIMARTHKRPVTAGRVSPVAALTFALLLAIAGMSLLMVFTNELAAWLTLASLLGYAVIYTGFLKRATPQNIVIGGLAGAAPPLLGWVAVTGHLSAEPLLLVLIIFAWTPPHFWALAIHRKAEYAKADIPMLPVTHGEHYTKVHILLYTLVMFAVTLLPYAIHMSGPLYLACAVLLGGRFLHWAWVLYRDSKPHAAINTFKYSIWYLFLLFIALLADHYLLLNI; encoded by the coding sequence ATGGCGACCATCCTGCAAGCCCATGCCGAACCTGCCACCTGGCGTGATTATCTGGAGCTGACCAAACCGCGGGTGGTGATGCTGATGCTGATCACCTCGCTGGTCGGTATGTTCCTCGCTACCCGTGCCGGTGTGCCCTGGACCGTGCTGCTGTTCGGCAACCTCGGCATCGGTCTGTGCGCCGGCGCGGCGGCGGCGGTCAACCATGTGGTGGATCGGCGCATCGACTCGATCATGGCGCGCACGCACAAACGTCCGGTCACCGCCGGGCGTGTCTCGCCGGTGGCGGCGTTGACCTTCGCGCTGCTGCTGGCCATCGCCGGCATGAGCCTGCTGATGGTGTTCACCAATGAGTTGGCTGCCTGGCTGACCCTGGCCTCATTGCTCGGCTATGCGGTGATCTACACCGGCTTTCTCAAGCGTGCCACGCCGCAGAACATCGTTATCGGTGGCCTGGCTGGCGCCGCGCCGCCGCTGCTCGGCTGGGTCGCGGTTACCGGCCACCTGAGTGCCGAGCCGCTGCTGCTGGTGCTGATCATCTTCGCCTGGACGCCGCCGCACTTCTGGGCGCTGGCCATCCACCGCAAGGCCGAATACGCCAAGGCCGACATCCCCATGCTGCCGGTGACCCACGGCGAGCACTACACCAAGGTGCACATCCTGCTCTACACCCTGGTGATGTTCGCGGTAACCCTGCTGCCCTACGCCATCCACATGAGCGGGCCGCTGTACCTGGCCTGCGCCGTGCTGCTGGGCGGGCGCTTCCTGCATTGGGCCTGGGTGCTGTACCGTGACAGCAAACCGCACGCGGCGATCAACACCTTCAAGTACAGTATCTGGTACCTGTTCCTGCTGTTCATCGCTTTGCTGGCGGACCATTACCTGCTGCTGAATATCTAA
- a CDS encoding SCO family protein, with protein sequence MTRTHTTVFVLVAIVALVLGLTVNKVLSSKGQGDPAALLDAGIVLLPQNRSLPALKLVDQNGQAVAVDQLKGNWKLLFFGYTFCPDICPATLAQLRQLQTQLPEETRARLEVVMVSVDPHRDTPEQLSKYLGFFNAGFKGLTGEEETLQKFANSVSIPYIPADTSKENYTVDHSGNLVIIGPDGTQRGFIRAPVNNAKLAEQLPGLISGS encoded by the coding sequence ATGACGCGTACCCACACAACGGTTTTCGTTCTTGTCGCCATCGTCGCCCTGGTGCTGGGGCTGACCGTCAACAAGGTGCTGAGCAGCAAGGGCCAGGGCGACCCGGCCGCGCTGCTCGACGCCGGCATCGTCCTGCTGCCGCAAAACCGCAGCCTGCCAGCGCTGAAGTTGGTCGATCAGAACGGCCAGGCCGTCGCGGTTGATCAGCTCAAGGGCAACTGGAAGCTGTTGTTCTTCGGCTACACCTTCTGCCCGGATATCTGCCCGGCCACCCTCGCCCAACTGCGCCAGTTGCAGACCCAACTGCCGGAAGAAACCCGCGCGCGACTCGAGGTGGTGATGGTCAGCGTCGATCCACATCGTGATACGCCGGAGCAACTGAGCAAGTACCTGGGCTTCTTCAATGCCGGCTTCAAGGGGCTGACCGGTGAAGAGGAAACCCTGCAGAAGTTCGCCAACTCGGTGAGCATTCCTTACATTCCGGCGGACACCAGCAAGGAAAACTACACCGTCGACCACAGCGGCAACCTGGTGATCATCGGCCCGGATGGCACCCAGCGCGGTTTCATCCGCGCACCAGTCAACAACGCCAAGCTGGCCGAACAATTGCCGGGGCTGATTTCCGGCAGCTAA
- a CDS encoding DUF1850 domain-containing protein produces MIGLCLGLAGAVWAELPTPAFTLAWTHSIEKIRWEEDYRVTTEGLLLGEARVKGSGAGMEIPDGAELRNGSWHYQRQLPPLQPLRVGRTPEAGDYQLCIDQRCRPMSDWLGPPQASQPALELWSCELSTPAADAG; encoded by the coding sequence GTGATCGGCCTGTGCCTGGGCTTGGCCGGTGCGGTGTGGGCAGAGCTGCCCACGCCGGCCTTCACCCTGGCCTGGACGCACAGCATCGAAAAGATTCGCTGGGAAGAGGATTACCGCGTCACCACCGAGGGGCTGCTGCTCGGTGAGGCGCGGGTCAAGGGTTCCGGTGCCGGCATGGAGATTCCCGACGGCGCCGAACTGCGCAATGGCAGCTGGCACTACCAGCGTCAGCTACCGCCTTTGCAACCCCTGCGAGTCGGGCGCACGCCCGAAGCCGGGGATTACCAACTGTGTATTGACCAGCGTTGTCGCCCGATGAGCGACTGGCTCGGCCCGCCACAAGCGAGCCAGCCGGCGTTGGAACTCTGGAGCTGTGAGCTGAGCACCCCTGCGGCCGACGCGGGTTAG
- a CDS encoding TRAP transporter permease: MSEQNNGLAASPSDWPKALFAVALLFSIFQIVTAAFHPVSTQVLRAVHVGFLLLLVFISFPALGKGRPWQPLAWLLGLAGMATAIYQWYFEADLIQRSGDLTTGDMIVGLTLIVLVFEAARRVMGIALPIICACFLVYGLFGQYLPGDLMHRGYGLDQIVNQLSFGTEGLYGTPTYVSATYIFLFILFGAFLEQAGMIKLFTDFAMGLFGHKVGGPAKVSVVSSALMGTITGSGVANVVTTGQFTIPLMKRFGYRPAFAGGVEATSSMGSQIMPPIMGAVAFIMAETINVPFFEVAKAALIPALLYFGSVFWMVHLEAKRANLRGLPKDECPNPWKAVRERWFLLIPLFILIYLLFSGRTPLFSGTVGLALTAMVILGSAIILRVSSKAMRFAFWIALGVLCAGFFQLGIGVVFGVIAALVAICWFVKGGRETLTLCLHALVEGARHAVPVGIACALVGVIIGVVSLTGVASTFAGYILAIGQDNLFLSLVLTMLTCLVLGMGIPTIPNYIITSSIAAPALLELGVPLIVSHMFVFYFGIMADLTPPVALACFAAAPIAKERGLKISFWAVRIAVAGFVVPYMAVYSPALMLQGDSLLATVYVGLKALLAIGIWGAVFTGFLQAKLSWWERILGFAAGASLILATPISDEIGFALSAIFIAQHFWRARRAVVATA, encoded by the coding sequence ATGAGTGAACAAAACAACGGCCTGGCGGCCAGCCCGTCTGACTGGCCGAAGGCGCTTTTTGCCGTTGCGCTGCTGTTCTCCATCTTCCAGATCGTTACTGCCGCTTTCCATCCGGTATCCACTCAGGTGTTGCGTGCGGTACACGTCGGCTTTCTGCTGTTGCTGGTGTTCATCAGCTTCCCGGCCCTCGGCAAGGGGCGTCCGTGGCAACCGCTGGCCTGGCTGCTGGGCCTGGCTGGCATGGCCACGGCCATCTACCAGTGGTACTTCGAAGCGGACCTGATTCAGCGTTCCGGTGACCTGACCACTGGCGACATGATCGTCGGCCTGACCCTGATCGTGCTGGTATTCGAAGCCGCGCGCCGGGTCATGGGCATCGCCCTGCCGATCATCTGTGCCTGCTTCCTCGTTTACGGCCTTTTCGGCCAGTATCTGCCGGGTGATCTGATGCATCGCGGCTACGGCCTCGACCAGATCGTCAACCAGCTGTCGTTCGGCACCGAAGGCCTGTACGGCACGCCGACCTACGTCTCGGCCACCTACATCTTCCTGTTCATCCTGTTTGGCGCCTTCCTCGAGCAGGCCGGGATGATCAAGCTGTTCACCGACTTCGCCATGGGCCTGTTCGGCCACAAGGTCGGCGGCCCGGCCAAGGTGTCGGTGGTGTCCTCGGCACTGATGGGCACCATCACCGGTTCCGGCGTGGCCAACGTGGTTACCACCGGCCAGTTCACCATCCCGCTGATGAAGCGCTTCGGTTACCGCCCGGCCTTCGCCGGTGGTGTCGAGGCGACCTCGTCGATGGGTAGCCAGATCATGCCGCCGATCATGGGCGCCGTGGCCTTCATCATGGCCGAGACCATCAACGTACCCTTCTTCGAGGTGGCCAAGGCCGCGCTGATCCCGGCGCTGCTCTACTTCGGTTCGGTGTTCTGGATGGTTCACCTGGAGGCCAAGCGTGCCAATCTGCGCGGCCTGCCCAAAGACGAATGCCCGAATCCGTGGAAGGCCGTGCGCGAGCGCTGGTTCCTGCTGATCCCGCTGTTCATCCTTATCTACCTGCTGTTCTCTGGCCGCACGCCATTGTTCTCCGGTACGGTCGGCCTGGCGCTGACCGCCATGGTCATCCTCGGCTCGGCGATCATCCTGCGGGTGTCGTCGAAGGCCATGCGCTTCGCCTTCTGGATTGCCCTGGGCGTACTCTGTGCCGGCTTCTTCCAGCTCGGTATCGGCGTGGTGTTTGGCGTTATCGCCGCGCTGGTGGCGATCTGTTGGTTCGTCAAGGGTGGCCGTGAAACCCTGACCCTGTGCCTGCATGCGCTGGTCGAAGGTGCGCGTCATGCGGTGCCGGTCGGTATCGCCTGCGCCCTGGTCGGCGTGATCATCGGTGTGGTGTCGCTGACCGGGGTGGCCTCCACCTTCGCCGGCTACATCCTCGCCATTGGCCAGGACAACCTGTTCCTGTCGCTGGTGCTGACCATGCTCACCTGCCTGGTGCTGGGCATGGGTATTCCGACCATCCCCAACTACATCATCACCAGCTCGATCGCTGCGCCGGCCCTGCTGGAACTGGGTGTGCCGCTGATCGTCTCGCACATGTTCGTCTTCTACTTCGGCATCATGGCCGACCTCACCCCACCGGTGGCACTGGCCTGCTTCGCTGCCGCGCCGATTGCCAAGGAGCGCGGGCTGAAGATCAGTTTCTGGGCCGTGCGTATCGCCGTGGCCGGTTTCGTCGTGCCCTACATGGCGGTGTATTCGCCGGCGCTGATGCTGCAGGGTGACAGTCTGCTGGCAACCGTCTACGTCGGTCTCAAGGCGTTGCTGGCCATCGGCATCTGGGGTGCGGTGTTCACCGGCTTCCTGCAGGCGAAGCTGAGCTGGTGGGAGCGCATTCTCGGTTTCGCTGCTGGCGCCAGCCTGATCCTGGCCACGCCGATCAGTGACGAAATCGGCTTTGCCCTCAGCGCCATCTTCATCGCTCAGCACTTCTGGCGCGCTCGCCGCGCCGTGGTCGCGACAGCGTGA